The stretch of DNA GATCGTATGTAGTAGTAGTAAATTAGTTTGCTTCCATCTTTAAATTTAGTTTCCACCATAGATTTGCGCTTTTTTCTCGGTTTTGATCAGATGCTTACATTTGTTCTATGtatgttaattaattagaaaACCAAGAAGGCACCGAAGGTGGAAGTTGGAACTAAGACAACAGACGTCTCAATGGATGAATGGTTGCAGGTCTGTAACACAACAAATTCTCAAAAAAATTCCTTCTCTTTTTATCTCTGGTCCTTTATTTTTCTTGTCAGGAAATTTTTATATCCCACATATCTTGTCTTCTGTGAATTTAATTCGATACAGACCGACCACCCGCCAGAAAGTGGAATCATAAATGTTGATGAATAAATACTAATCGTTGAACCAAATCATCATGAGCTAGATGTTTTAAGAAACGTACTTTATAACTTAATCTCACAGTAGGTCACAAGCTTGAATTCTGCGAAACAATCCCCATAATATTTCATCGAGGTGGCTTTGGGTCTGCATCATACTTCTGTCTTGTTTCCTTCCCATAAGCTCGACTCATTTGGAAAAAGTGGTTTCCCACCAGTTTACTACTTTtaacattcagggcactgcaTATACACGGTCTCAGGCCAACaaatcaaagaagaagaagtagACGATCATCTTCGAAGAGTCATCTGCAAAGAAGGATCAGCTCAATGAGGCAACAGTTCGTTTGAGAGATTGTAGGAATTCGAAGACTCGAGGAAGATAATGGAATAGTAAAGCCTGTTTTTAAATTATCGGCCGTTGGATTGCCTCATTATCCTAGCACGAGGAAGAAACCATATGTTCTTTTTTTCTTAGAGGTGACTGCAAACAAGTAGATGAGAAATACTGAGGCGACATTTTTTATACTTGTTTCGATCTATGCATGTTTTAGTCAAATATATTCTGATGGGCCTTTGGATGAATATGaaaaataggtctcttgtgagacggtttcactaatctttatctgtgaaacgggttaatcctaccgatattcaaaataaaaagtaatatttttagcataaaaaataatacccCTATCGATATTaacgataaaaagtaatatttttagcataaaagtaataatttatCATGGATGatctctcataaaatacgatctaTGAAACTGTTTCACAAACGTTTTTGGCGAATATAAATTGCTATTTTTTGTGACGAATTTAGTGTGTTTTTGTATGCAATGTATACCATAATAAATACAAATTTCTAATAAGAATATATATGGACAGTGAATTCCTGGAGAATATAATCATTGAGATTCGCAAAAAATCTTCGTCGAGCATGAATTTAATATCCAAATGAAAAAGAttacatttttcctttcaggtgttgatttttttttaaaaaaatattaacatgATTTTAACTTCATTTTTTgtgtataaaattatttttcgtcGTATTTTTTTTACGTATAATCCAAAATCTAATtagtataaatcaatataaatcaCATCAtttgttcttatttttattttttagtcaatttgtgatattatatttttattccatTATCATTTTACAGTGTCATATTGCAAAAACCATATATTTTAACTGTACAAATATTTGTTGTATGGTGTATTGACAATTTTTGTACATTCAAACACATAAAATGTACGTGtacatttaaaattatgaaattgaTGTTATTggagcttttttaaaaaaaatacaatagtAAGCGCTTATTAATTTTTCACAAGAAATTATCGAAATTTCACACGAATGTTGTATGTAAATTACAGTTTATTTGCGGTGTGTGTATTTTTAGGTATTCTTTTATTGTAAAATAATCAATTAAATACTTGGAATTGcaatttttatttgatatttatgtGGGAAAATTGTGACAGTGAGAAATATTTATAAATCGAtagaatttttatttcaaaagagGAGAAGATTTATGTTGTACGTGTGCCCATTTGTATGACTTATGATTCACATGTGGGACTTTAGACGTGACGCCCGATATTTCGAgggaaaattaaaataaagaataacCCACAAATCACGTCAATAATacagataaataaaaaattattggtACCGATACTTCAATATTCATATGCCTAACAGAAATTCATCATGCCATCTAAGAATCAATAAATCGAGATTTATTGAGAAAAGCCATCTATATATTTCCCACCAAAAAATGAAGATTTACAATAAATGTACACAACACTTTATATATACAAGTACATCGACgcacatatttttttataattcatttgatttatatttaaatgaggatcaaaatataattataagaaataacgAGGGattacactgtaattttgatatataaattaaaaaataaattgaaaaataaaagaataaaaaaatgactttcaataagaattgaacctacaacctaaacccaagaaacaaTGACTATATCTACTGAATTAGATCtaacttacattaaaattttaacattttattaatatatataattattaaaacagaccatgacaccaaagttaATTACTCTAAGTAGTTTAACATGTTCCTTTTGAGAGAGATTAAATTTGAATTACTTCGAGCATTAATTGATTAGTGTGAATATGTCAATGTCTCAACCGTTGATTATGGATTAAGAAGCATGTGCTTTCATTAATTTGTGGAGCTGGAAAGGGATACTACCAAACTAATTTACTATACATTAACCAGAAAATTTAATCTTCATATCGCTGGTACTGCTTATGTGCCACTGTACAGTCGATTTttatagaaaataaatttatttgtgaatattttttttgtttttttatttagttGATTATAAATAAATCTACGTTAGAATAgttattttgtgtgtttttttaaTCTATTTGAATTTGATGTGTGTTCCCAAATCTATATTATCTTATACTACATGAAATGTTTATAATAACTACTTTGGGATCATGATGTAATTTTTTACAAGCAAAAAATACCTTTATAAGAtgacaaaatatataaaaagacgctgattattaataaaatttgcGTGCTTATATGTTCTCTTCTTGATAGGTTTGTTTCTATGACGTGATTACaaaaaagagtaggtctcttgtgagacggtgtcacgaatctttatctgtgaaatggATCAATCATACCGgtgttcacaataaaaagtaatactcttagcataaaaagtaatattttttcacgaatgacccaaataagatatatttctcacaaaatacgaaccatgagaccgtctcatacaagattttgccaaattttgaaaaattgaaacaaaatgtAATTTCGTGTTGGAAGATTTGAAGTCATGACATGACCTACAATATTCACTCAGGTTGAATTTGATTTGAAGATAGAGATTTGCGGGGAATATaacataattattattaaaatcacATAATTTGAAATTTAACTTTGTTCATCCAAGCAAGTCGAGGATTTTGAAATCAATATATTTGGAATATATAATCTCAAATGTATCCATCCAACACATCTTTGgataatttcaacacacactagCTAAGATCATGTACAAGAACAGCTAAACCCAAATCGTTCTAAATCTTGTATTATGTTGCGTAGaaaggtttttttttaatatatagttttcatatatatcatgttcatgagtgatttattttcgttttatcATATATAAAACACATTTGATCGATATACTCTTAATGAGAATGAGCGAGTAGGTTTGCGGATGGAAAGGAAATGACGCAGTTGAAGTTCATTCAATGAAGAAAATGGCCAGTGCTAGCTAAGCTGCGCATGCATGTCGCCATCGATGGGGCCCAAACGCATGTGACGACATTAATTTTCCGTCGTTGTGCCTTTCTATATAAAGAACAACTTCGGCTCGCAATCATTCAGGAATCACTTCGGGCTACTGCCCTTGATCAGTTTTTTGTCTGCATTTCGTTTCAAGTGGTGGCGGGGATTCCTGAGAAGATTTAGTTTAAAATGAGGGTTCATTCCCTTTGTCAGACAGCCCTTTGGGGAATTCTCTTGGTGTCTTTATTGGGGCTTTGCAGCGCAGATGACAAGACATTGTTCGAGGTTGTCGGGGCAGCAGATTGTGCTGATTGCAAGGAGTACAGCATTAAAACTGCTCAGGCATTTTCGGGTAAAAAAATTTGCAACATTATTGTTTGTTCAcgcaaacatatatatatatatatatatatatttatttatttatttatttatatattgtagAACAAGTACTCCAACACCAAACATAAAAGGCATAGATTATAACACGATCTTCACACTTTCGATCGACTCTGATTTTATTTAATCACAAAGGGATTCATAATTTAGTTATTTTTTCGATATTACAAGTATCTAACGTATGTATTTCTCGAATAAAGATATTTCATGCTCGAGATGCTTGATCATATAGGTCTCAGAGTGAGCGTTGATTGTAAGCTCAAAAGCGGGGAAACGAAAAGAATGGGAGATACCAAGCTCGACAAAGATGGGAAATTCAAGATCTCGGTCTCACAACAACTCCATCAAGATTGTTACGTGCAGCTCCACAGCGCCGCGGCAGTCCCCTGCGCAGCCCACAATGGCATCGAATCCGCGAAGATCGTGTTGAAATCCCAAAAGAATGGTATCCAAACCTTCGGGCCGAGCCAAAATCTGCAGTTCTCAACTGCATTGTGTGCTTCCAAAACCTTTTGGCCTTTCTTCAAGCACCCACCTTTTCCATTCACCCATCCGTGGAAGAAGAGCTTCCCTTCTTGGCCGCCTCTCCCTCCATTTCCGCCGCTCTACAAGCATAAGCCACTTTTCCCACCGATTGTCAAGCCTCTACCACCACCAGTTCCCGTCTACAAACCACCAGTTCCAGTGTATAAGCCGCCTGTCCCCGTCTACAAGCCACCAGTTCCAGTCTACAAACCGCCGGTTCCCGTCTACAAACCAAAACCACCAGTTTCCAAGCCACCAACTCCTGTCTACAAGCCAAAGCCACCAGTTCCAGTCTACAAACCGCCGGTTCCCGTCTACAAACCAAAACCACCAGTTTACAAGCCACCAACTCCTGTCTACAAGCCAAAGCCACCAGTTCCAGTCTACAAACCGCCGGTTCCCGTCTACAAACCAAAACCACCAGTTTACAAGCCACCAACTCCTGTCTACAAGCCAAAGCCACCAGTTCCAGTCTACAAACCGCCGGTTCCCGTCTACAAACCAAAACCACCAGTTTACAAGCCACCAACTCCTGTCTACAAGCCAAAACCACCAGTTCCCGTCTACAAGCCAAAACCACCAGTTTACAAGCCACCTGTCCCCGTCTACAAGCCAAAACCACCAGTTCACAAGCCACCGGTTCCAGTCTACAAGCCACCTGTCCCCGTCTACAAGCCAAAACCACCAGTTTACAAGCCGCCGGTTCCCGTCTACATGCCAAAACCACCAGTTTATAAGCCCCCGATATATAAGAAGCCATGCCCTCCACTGATCCCCAAGCTTCCGCCATTTCCGAAGATCAAATTTCCTCCAAAGTACTtcttccaccaccaccaccaccaccaccaccacaaaCTCGGGCATTTCCCACCACTACCTCCGTACCATCCTTAAGCTTTTTCAAGGGTGCGTTTAGCAtctgtgtttgatttatttgttgtGGTGTTAACAAGAAATTGGTTTTCTGTGTCTTCAAATGAggtctttttctttttctttttttaaataaaaaaatatagttttggGAATAAATTTCCAAGCAATTGGAAAAGAGAGATTAATATGAGTGACAGAtgaaaattaaatgaatttttaaatgtttgtaTTGTCGATTTGGTGTTGACATGCATGTGCATGGTTCTTTTAGGTTTGTTTTCTTGGGTTGTAATTATccaacatttttataaaatttcaatTGAGTGTTTCTTCCATATATTCCAccattttttaattatatactTAATTGTATAATATATTTCGAATATATACGTCACACTTGGGTATCATTTgaacttaaaaataaataataatgtaaagataaatcatataatataataaataaattataatatttaataaagtGTATGgttcatttcaaaaaataaaaaataaataaagtgtTTGGtttgattaataaataatagttttttagattaattgattaaatttgagataagatgataaattattattttattttttaataattattaaatattaataatattatttattagatgtaatattataatttaaatttaatgatttgattgatgtaaaataaaaaaattagtaaatttataaataaaattgaataaaataaattatcaaaGATTTAATATTGTGCCATTCCAAACAAACCCTTAGATTACAAAAATGCCATGCACGTgaaaaaaagaagaatatgGGAAAATGtcactaatttaattaataggGCCAAAAAGGTTGGATAGATGTTATATATATGAGTAATGTCTTTATCTATTCAATACATGATGATTAATCATCTGTACATCATCGTTGAATACGTGGTCATGATTTATCCAATCAGCACACGTATCATGTGTTGAGTTGATAAAGACATTGTCTGTACAAGTAACATGAACTAAATCAGAAATCAAAGGGCTATTACTTTAGGTGATTCGCATCAATTATTCTCGAGTTGCACAATACAATTATTTTACCTTCGAGAAAAGAAAGTTGATAATTTTGTTATCAAGGAATTAAGATTACaaatttacatatatttaataaaaaacggTTTGACAAAGATGCATCCGAATCCCTTTCCACATCACGTTTCCTTCCCCGAACCTAAATCGAACTCGTATAGATCAAATTTTCATCCCCGTTTCAAAAATGATAATGGAGCGGAGGCAGGACGATCATGTTCGATGAATCTCTAAACACAAATTTATTATCactattattgttattattattgtgACATGTTAGGAGATGTGGATATTATCttcatatttattttgaattatttcgaAGCTTCAAAAAAATTATCGAACTCGAACCCGAAAATTAATCTTAAATCCGCTTTGTTTCGGATTTTCT from Primulina tabacum isolate GXHZ01 chromosome 3, ASM2559414v2, whole genome shotgun sequence encodes:
- the LOC142539830 gene encoding uncharacterized protein LOC142539830, which encodes MRVHSLCQTALWGILLVSLLGLCSADDKTLFEVVGAADCADCKEYSIKTAQAFSGLRVSVDCKLKSGETKRMGDTKLDKDGKFKISVSQQLHQDCYVQLHSAAAVPCAAHNGIESAKIVLKSQKNGIQTFGPSQNLQFSTALCASKTFWPFFKHPPFPFTHPWKKSFPSWPPLPPFPPLYKHKPLFPPIVKPLPPPVPVYKPPVPVYKPPVPVYKPPVPVYKPPVPVYKPKPPVSKPPTPVYKPKPPVPVYKPPVPVYKPKPPVYKPPTPVYKPKPPVPVYKPPVPVYKPKPPVYKPPTPVYKPKPPVPVYKPPVPVYKPKPPVYKPPTPVYKPKPPVPVYKPKPPVYKPPVPVYKPKPPVHKPPVPVYKPPVPVYKPKPPVYKPPVPVYMPKPPVYKPPIYKKPCPPLIPKLPPFPKIKFPPKYFFHHHHHHHHHKLGHFPPLPPYHP